In Chitinophagales bacterium, one genomic interval encodes:
- a CDS encoding YkgJ family cysteine cluster protein, which yields MTPELQKILEKSASRKKQSRKFLNSLAKEKSGKVNQMAHSCHDEAFETINCLDCANCCKTTGPLFKQKDIERLAAHLQMRPADFTEKYLRIDEDGDYVLQTVPCPFLGTDNYCSVYEVRPKACREYPHTDFRDFHKITKLTAKNTQICPAAYMVVEKMQQYFENS from the coding sequence TTGACTCCCGAACTCCAAAAAATCCTCGAAAAATCCGCTTCCCGAAAAAAGCAAAGCCGGAAATTCCTCAATTCGCTGGCGAAAGAAAAATCCGGAAAAGTCAATCAAATGGCGCATAGTTGCCACGATGAAGCTTTTGAAACAATTAATTGCCTGGATTGTGCCAATTGTTGTAAAACAACAGGGCCATTATTCAAACAAAAAGACATAGAACGACTTGCGGCACACCTGCAAATGCGACCGGCAGATTTCACAGAAAAATACCTGCGCATCGATGAAGACGGAGATTATGTTTTGCAAACAGTCCCCTGCCCTTTTCTCGGGACAGACAATTATTGCTCGGTTTATGAAGTTCGGCCAAAAGCATGCAGGGAATATCCGCATACTGACTTTCGGGATTTTCACAAAATCACAAAGCTGACTGCAAAAAACACACAGATTTGTCCCGCAGCATATATGGTAGTAGAAAAAATGCAGCAATACTTTGAAAACTCTTAG
- a CDS encoding DUF6495 family protein: MKFRLLSFEELQSLDKEFMGFLSKRSIAPEEWAHIRIKKQERALELIEAFSEQVFDQVLTKVEYLELREEKKYRQLYFKDNTYIEVGLTADPKTDMDFRDPEQLKDFINSVQKSLAAKLSVFRKEEKYEKTRNEEVFIYVEAGAKRSDEKSFGLMEMLYKESRAIQN, from the coding sequence ATGAAATTTAGATTGCTTTCATTTGAAGAATTACAAAGTTTGGACAAAGAATTTATGGGTTTTTTGTCAAAGCGATCTATTGCACCTGAAGAGTGGGCGCATATTCGTATTAAAAAGCAGGAGCGCGCTCTGGAACTGATTGAAGCTTTCAGCGAACAGGTTTTCGATCAGGTATTGACCAAAGTTGAATATCTGGAGCTCAGAGAAGAGAAAAAATACCGCCAACTCTACTTTAAAGACAATACTTACATAGAAGTTGGACTCACTGCTGATCCGAAAACTGATATGGATTTCCGTGATCCTGAACAACTAAAGGATTTCATCAACAGTGTTCAGAAATCACTGGCAGCAAAATTGTCCGTTTTCAGAAAAGAAGAAAAATACGAGAAGACCCGCAACGAAGAGGTTTTTATTTATGTAGAAGCCGGTGCCAAAAGATCTGATGAAAAATCTTTCGGACTGATGGAAATGCTCTATAAAGAAAGCCGTGCCATTCAAAATTAA